One window from the genome of Schistocerca piceifrons isolate TAMUIC-IGC-003096 chromosome 8, iqSchPice1.1, whole genome shotgun sequence encodes:
- the LOC124711325 gene encoding rab-like protein 2A translates to MAGGGDIEIDYDGEDSKDTFRVKVICLGDSAVGKSKLVERFLLDKYKPHQLSTYALTLFRYETNVNEESVTVDFWDTAGQEMFQSLHPSYYHQAHACIMVFDATRKITYKNLGKWYEELRYYRPQIPVLCAANKIDANMEVTQRSFAFSQKNNLPLYYVSASDGTNVVKLFRDAIHGAVQYKKNPTDISDQILEELERL, encoded by the exons ATGGCTGGTGGCGGAGATATTGAAATTGACTATGACGGCGAAGACAGTAAAGACACCTTTAGGGTGAAAGTAATATGTTTAGGCGACAGTGCCGTGGGAAAATCAAA GTTGGTTGAGAGATTTTTGTTGGACAAGTATAAACCGCatcagctctcaacatacgcactgacgctgtttcgttatGAAACGAACGTAAACGAAGAGTCTGTTACAGTAG acTTCTGGGACACCGCTGGTCAAGAAATGTTTCAGTCGTTACATCCATCATACTACCATCAAGCACATGCGTGTATTATGGTATTTGATGCAACAAGAAAAATAACGTACAAAAATCTTGGTAAATGGTATGAGGAATTACGCTACTACCGGCCACAAATACCTGTACTTTGTGCAGCAAATAAGATCGACG CCAATATGGAAGTTACCCAGCGGTCGTTTGCTTTCTCTCAGAAAAATAACTTGCCATTGTACTATGTGTCTGCTTCAGATGGGACCAATGTAGTGAAG CTTTTCCGTGATGCCATACATGGAGCTGTGCAGTACAAGAAGAACCCAACAGACATCTCTGATCAAATACTGGAAGAGCTTGAAAGGCTGTGA